In one window of Candidatus Deferrimicrobiaceae bacterium DNA:
- the selB gene encoding selenocysteine-specific translation elongation factor — MSRRVIIGTAGHIDHGKSALVRALTGVDPDRLKEEKARGITIELGFAHMLLPSGTLAGIVDVPGHERFVRTMVAGAAGIDIVLLVIGVDEGVKPQTREHLDICRLLSIRHGIVVLNKRDRVDDEWAQLQEEEVRAFVRGTFLEDAPVLHVSALTGQGIPELAAAIDRLAATIPGKDPLLPFRLPIDRSFTIKGFGTVVTGTVTGGSIRTGEEVSIQPGGPTARIRGLQVHGTPAEQAEAGNRAAVNLQGIDRENAPRGAVLCRPGDFQPTRSVEAKIEYLQLAARPMKSRERVTFHSGTASTPGRVFLYGRTELPPGESSVARIDFSDPFILMGGDRFILRGFAPLENFGYTLGGGVVLHPHPPRRRGAGRSIPLALNGLGSTDSTERILAALSDASLDGTDERRLCAVAGVSNPVARKTLDRLVASGQVVRLKQANGYRFWHHVAVLEIRSLLLEALSGLHERFPERAGFPIEEIASATARVLDPELSILAIAGDPRAERQGDLVYLPDKRPRSVELTSPLAESMVRTVVQAGLAGLSNRELADATARPLDPRLFEKTLEGLVRERKILKVKELYFDPGSVDALKGRLIDYLASHGEITVPEFKEMAGLSRKYVIPLIEHFDLTKVTLRVGDKRVLRKTGNG; from the coding sequence ATGTCCAGGCGCGTCATCATCGGAACCGCAGGCCACATCGACCACGGAAAGAGCGCGCTTGTCCGCGCCCTGACCGGCGTCGATCCCGACCGCCTCAAGGAAGAGAAAGCGCGTGGGATCACGATCGAACTCGGCTTCGCCCACATGCTGCTCCCGTCGGGGACTCTGGCCGGGATCGTCGACGTGCCGGGGCACGAGCGGTTCGTCCGCACGATGGTCGCCGGGGCGGCGGGCATCGACATCGTCCTTCTCGTTATCGGCGTCGACGAGGGGGTCAAGCCGCAGACGCGGGAGCACCTCGACATCTGCCGCCTTCTCTCGATCCGGCACGGAATCGTCGTCCTCAACAAGCGCGACCGGGTCGACGACGAATGGGCGCAGCTCCAGGAAGAGGAAGTACGCGCTTTCGTGCGGGGCACATTCCTGGAAGATGCACCCGTTCTGCACGTTTCCGCGCTGACGGGTCAGGGCATCCCGGAGCTGGCCGCCGCGATCGACCGGCTTGCCGCCACCATACCCGGAAAAGATCCGCTCCTGCCGTTCCGGTTGCCGATCGACCGCTCCTTCACGATCAAGGGGTTCGGAACCGTCGTGACGGGAACCGTGACCGGCGGATCGATCCGGACCGGGGAAGAGGTGTCCATCCAGCCCGGCGGGCCGACCGCCCGCATCCGGGGATTGCAGGTCCACGGAACGCCGGCCGAGCAGGCCGAGGCCGGGAACCGGGCCGCGGTCAATCTCCAGGGGATCGATCGGGAAAACGCTCCGCGCGGCGCCGTCCTGTGTCGACCGGGCGACTTCCAACCCACCCGTTCGGTCGAGGCGAAGATCGAATATCTGCAACTGGCGGCAAGGCCCATGAAATCCCGCGAACGGGTTACTTTTCACTCCGGGACCGCCTCGACGCCGGGGCGAGTGTTCCTGTATGGCCGAACCGAACTGCCCCCCGGGGAGTCGTCCGTGGCGCGTATTGATTTTTCAGACCCGTTCATACTGATGGGCGGCGATCGTTTCATTTTGCGCGGCTTTGCGCCACTCGAAAACTTCGGATACACGCTCGGCGGCGGCGTGGTGCTCCACCCGCACCCTCCCCGGCGCAGGGGTGCGGGGCGATCGATCCCCCTCGCTCTCAACGGTCTAGGCTCGACGGATTCCACGGAGAGGATTCTAGCGGCGCTCTCCGACGCGAGCCTCGACGGGACCGACGAACGCCGTCTTTGCGCCGTTGCCGGCGTGAGCAACCCTGTTGCCCGGAAAACGTTGGACCGCCTGGTGGCCTCCGGTCAAGTTGTCAGGCTCAAACAAGCGAACGGCTATCGTTTCTGGCATCATGTAGCGGTCCTTGAAATCCGAAGCCTGTTGCTGGAGGCGCTCTCGGGGCTCCACGAACGCTTCCCGGAAAGGGCCGGATTCCCGATCGAGGAAATCGCCTCTGCCACAGCCAGGGTGCTCGATCCTGAGCTGTCGATTCTGGCCATCGCAGGCGATCCCAGGGCAGAGCGACAGGGCGACTTGGTTTATTTACCGGATAAACGCCCCCGTTCGGTCGAGTTAACGTCTCCGCTGGCCGAATCGATGGTCCGGACGGTCGTGCAGGCCGGCTTGGCCGGCCTCTCCAACCGGGAGCTGGCCGACGCCACCGCGCGGCCTCTGGATCCCAGGCTGTTCGAAAAAACGCTCGAGGGGTTGGTTCGGGAAAGGAAGATCCTGAAGGTCAAGGAGCTCTACTTCGATCCGGGTTCCGTGGACGCGCTGAAGGGGCGCCTGATCGACTACCTTGCGTCCCACGGGGAAATCACCGTCCCGGAGTTCAAGGAGATGGCCGGCCTGTCCCGGAAATATGTCATCCCACTGATCGAGCATTTCGACCTGACCAAGGTGACCTTGCGGGTAGGAGACAAGCGGGTCCTTCGCAAAACAGGTAACGGCTAG
- a CDS encoding Smr/MutS family protein produces the protein MKAMDDSFIDDGVPHRMPIEDVIDLHPFRPSEVVSVVEEYLEAAIAAGFHQVRLIHGKGKGIQRQAIAALLARHPMVESYTVAPPEAGGWGATVAWLRKAEMPARPVVAPKGCLKVLFLCTANACRSQMAEGWARALKSDGIEAHSAGVAPCYLHPTAVRVMQEAGVDITHQYSKHVDDLDEKSFDFVITLCDYADAQCPVFPGHGVRIHHPFEDPVRVRGSEDEVLAAFRETRDRIRAFVEGMPGNLVTLSRRSPSKTSR, from the coding sequence ATGAAAGCCATGGACGATTCATTTATCGACGATGGCGTACCGCACCGCATGCCGATCGAGGACGTCATCGATCTGCACCCGTTCAGGCCTTCCGAGGTAGTGTCGGTGGTCGAGGAGTATCTGGAGGCCGCGATCGCAGCAGGATTTCACCAGGTGCGGCTGATCCACGGCAAGGGGAAGGGCATCCAGCGGCAGGCGATTGCTGCGCTCCTCGCGCGGCATCCGATGGTCGAATCGTACACCGTTGCACCGCCCGAGGCCGGCGGCTGGGGCGCGACGGTCGCCTGGCTGCGCAAGGCCGAGATGCCGGCGCGCCCGGTCGTTGCCCCGAAAGGCTGCCTGAAGGTCCTGTTCCTTTGCACGGCGAACGCCTGCCGCAGCCAGATGGCGGAAGGGTGGGCCAGGGCGTTGAAATCCGACGGCATCGAGGCCCATTCCGCCGGGGTGGCGCCTTGCTACCTCCACCCGACGGCCGTCCGGGTGATGCAGGAGGCCGGGGTCGACATCACGCATCAATACTCCAAGCACGTCGACGATCTCGACGAGAAAAGCTTCGACTTCGTGATCACCCTGTGCGATTACGCCGATGCGCAATGCCCGGTTTTCCCGGGGCACGGAGTCAGAATCCACCACCCGTTCGAGGATCCTGTCCGGGTCCGGGGGAGCGAAGACGAGGTGCTGGCCGCTTTTCGGGAGACGCGAGATCGAATCCGGGCCTTCGTCGAGGGGATGCCCGGCAACCTGGTCACTTTGTCGCGTCGATCCCCGTCAAAGACTTCCCGATGA